The proteins below come from a single Thalassotalea ponticola genomic window:
- a CDS encoding TonB-dependent receptor: MDIHHMKLTAGNNRGRFAIAPIAFAIAGALFASTTYAQEQSENADKSTIERIEVTAQKRVTSLQETPVAITAFNPEAIEKFGIEDISDINALAPNVRISPAIGSSFNVGINIRGLGVTEPSLAIDPKVGIYLDGVYLARNAGAIFNVVDLERVEVLRGPQGTLWGKNTTGGALSLVTKKPSEEFEFNQTFTVGSYNEFKSKTSIDTGEFANFTAKLTYMHGQQDGWAENTFEGAKEKHLGAEDLDALRFALRYSGDNFTVDYSYDQTDSESVSIPVQISNVREAFTDPTVPTLFLGNNTLYAGNVFAMMAANEHDSSRQTKFELDNHGAEHVDITGHNLTVAWDFSDNHTFKSISSYRDYESRILDGVDLDGGAYFGYALDFSTMPPSVNPNDVITLPGFHFKGTKEQDQTSQEFQLLGDFNNGKVKYVAGYYYFEEEGREINPWALSIFTGQGANILFADPLPFGNFYEVTAESQAVYGNIDYALTDKLNIIAGLRHTKDDRSLTNLAAPDVMLRNDLKSEKDWSKTVGSLVANYLYDDDLTLYASIQQGYASGVFNPGSIDRFAFLSTGRANFEGTLTPSDPEDTVAYEIGMKSVSFNDRLMFNTAVFYNDNTNLQKTELVGSIRVSRNTGESETKGIEVDAKFIATPDLSFTATLGYQDTEYTDPEYTDQTSYSGTLAMDWYVAEMGWGDLVFHADYVLVDEYQFSVSDPTLVADAYQLLNARLSLANINVGERSTLNVAAWGRNITDEEYIVHGANMSFFDAQTYGTPATWGVDVKYTF; this comes from the coding sequence ATGGATATTCATCATATGAAGTTAACAGCAGGAAATAATCGAGGACGCTTTGCCATTGCACCGATAGCATTTGCTATTGCCGGCGCTTTGTTTGCCTCCACTACCTACGCTCAAGAACAGAGTGAAAACGCCGACAAATCCACGATTGAACGCATTGAAGTTACCGCGCAAAAGCGGGTGACGTCTTTGCAAGAAACGCCAGTGGCAATCACTGCATTTAATCCTGAAGCGATTGAAAAATTTGGCATTGAAGACATCAGCGACATCAATGCGCTGGCTCCTAACGTGCGCATTTCTCCGGCGATTGGTAGTTCGTTTAACGTGGGCATTAATATTCGCGGTCTCGGAGTCACCGAGCCATCTTTAGCGATTGACCCCAAGGTTGGTATTTACCTTGACGGTGTGTACTTGGCTAGAAACGCGGGTGCGATATTTAACGTGGTCGACTTAGAGCGAGTTGAGGTATTGCGTGGTCCGCAAGGTACTCTTTGGGGTAAAAACACCACCGGTGGTGCGTTGAGTTTAGTGACCAAAAAGCCGTCGGAAGAGTTTGAGTTTAATCAAACGTTCACGGTGGGCTCATACAACGAATTTAAATCAAAAACGTCAATTGATACTGGTGAGTTTGCTAACTTTACCGCTAAGTTAACGTATATGCACGGCCAGCAAGATGGCTGGGCTGAGAATACCTTTGAAGGTGCCAAAGAAAAACACCTAGGCGCAGAAGATTTGGACGCGCTGCGCTTTGCTTTGCGCTACTCAGGTGATAACTTCACCGTCGATTACAGCTATGATCAAACCGACAGTGAATCAGTGTCTATTCCGGTACAAATTAGTAATGTGCGCGAAGCCTTTACCGACCCAACGGTACCGACGTTATTTCTCGGCAACAATACCTTATACGCCGGTAATGTGTTTGCCATGATGGCGGCAAATGAACACGACTCAAGTCGTCAAACGAAATTTGAACTGGACAATCACGGCGCAGAACATGTCGATATCACAGGTCATAACCTGACGGTCGCGTGGGATTTTTCTGATAATCATACGTTTAAGTCGATCAGTTCTTATCGCGACTATGAATCTCGTATTCTCGACGGTGTAGACTTGGACGGCGGCGCATATTTTGGCTATGCGTTAGACTTTTCAACCATGCCACCGAGTGTTAACCCCAATGACGTTATTACCTTGCCAGGCTTTCACTTTAAGGGGACAAAAGAGCAAGATCAAACATCACAAGAGTTCCAACTGTTAGGTGATTTTAACAACGGCAAAGTTAAATATGTGGCCGGGTATTACTACTTTGAAGAAGAGGGACGAGAAATCAATCCTTGGGCACTGAGTATCTTTACCGGTCAAGGTGCGAATATTCTATTTGCCGACCCTCTGCCCTTTGGTAACTTCTACGAAGTCACGGCAGAATCACAGGCCGTATATGGTAATATCGATTACGCATTAACTGACAAGTTAAATATTATTGCTGGTTTGCGTCATACCAAAGACGATCGTTCACTAACCAACTTAGCCGCGCCGGATGTTATGTTGCGCAACGATCTAAAATCTGAAAAAGACTGGTCAAAAACGGTTGGTTCGTTAGTTGCCAACTACCTGTATGATGACGACTTAACACTGTACGCAAGTATTCAACAAGGTTATGCGTCAGGAGTGTTTAATCCAGGTTCTATCGATCGCTTTGCGTTTTTATCAACGGGTCGTGCTAACTTTGAAGGTACACTAACACCGTCTGATCCGGAAGATACAGTCGCTTATGAAATTGGTATGAAGTCGGTTTCTTTTAACGACCGCCTAATGTTTAACACCGCGGTGTTCTACAACGACAATACCAACCTGCAGAAAACTGAGTTGGTCGGTAGCATCCGTGTTTCTCGTAATACTGGTGAGTCAGAAACCAAAGGCATCGAGGTTGATGCTAAGTTCATTGCCACGCCAGACTTATCGTTTACGGCGACCTTAGGTTATCAAGATACCGAGTACACGGATCCTGAATATACCGATCAGACGTCTTATTCTGGTACTCTAGCGATGGACTGGTACGTTGCTGAGATGGGTTGGGGTGATCTGGTTTTCCACGCCGATTACGTGTTAGTCGACGAATACCAATTCTCGGTATCGGATCCAACCCTAGTGGCAGATGCGTATCAACTGCTAAATGCGCGATTGAGTTTAGCCAATATCAATGTTGGTGAGCGCTCAACGTTAAACGTCGCTGCTTGGGGACGCAACATTACCGATGAAGAGTACATCGTTCACGGCGCAAACATGTCGTTCTTCGATGCTCAAACATACGGGACGCCAGCAACTTGGGGAGTTGACGTCAAATACACCTTCTAG
- a CDS encoding nitronate monooxygenase family protein, with protein sequence MSEQAFIETELTRRLNCRYPIIQTAMGWVSDANLVSATTNAGGFGFLAGATIAQDELEAQIKTIVERTGGSNFGLNFHMFQPNAMQCVELAIKYKLKAVSYGRGPDQQTIARLKAAGVLCIPTVGALKHAQKAIALGADMIVIQGSEGGGHTGEVPTAILLNQVIEAVDVPVIAAGGYSSGRGLASALAAGAAGIAMGTRFMMTTDSPTPQATLAEYLATQDPTQIKVTKAVDGMRHRMISNDFIRQLESRSGLSRLFVALKSAWQWKTTTDMSLSHMMKLLWQGIKDDPKAVSELVMAANQPVLLQKSMVEGQPQQGILPSGQVAACIDSLVSVETLINSIIIEANQCLTPLLNAFMAKQPRQDVDFADKEASL encoded by the coding sequence ATGAGCGAACAAGCATTTATCGAAACAGAGTTGACTCGTCGATTAAATTGTCGCTATCCGATTATTCAAACAGCGATGGGCTGGGTGTCTGATGCCAATTTGGTCAGTGCCACCACCAACGCCGGCGGTTTTGGCTTTTTAGCCGGTGCGACTATTGCACAAGACGAGCTTGAAGCCCAGATAAAAACCATTGTTGAGCGCACCGGCGGCAGTAACTTTGGTCTCAACTTTCACATGTTTCAACCGAATGCCATGCAATGCGTAGAGTTGGCGATTAAATATAAACTCAAAGCGGTTAGCTATGGACGGGGTCCAGATCAACAAACCATCGCTCGCCTAAAAGCTGCTGGCGTATTGTGTATTCCGACTGTTGGCGCATTGAAGCACGCTCAAAAAGCGATAGCACTAGGCGCTGATATGATCGTCATTCAAGGTAGTGAAGGCGGTGGCCACACTGGCGAAGTACCAACGGCTATATTACTCAACCAAGTTATTGAAGCCGTCGATGTTCCGGTTATAGCCGCCGGTGGCTATTCGAGCGGACGAGGATTGGCTTCTGCTCTAGCCGCTGGTGCTGCAGGGATTGCCATGGGTACGCGGTTTATGATGACCACGGACTCGCCAACGCCGCAAGCAACTCTAGCCGAATATTTGGCCACACAAGACCCGACCCAAATAAAAGTCACTAAAGCCGTTGATGGCATGCGCCACCGGATGATCAGCAATGACTTTATTCGCCAGTTGGAGTCTCGCAGTGGGCTGTCGCGTTTATTCGTTGCTTTGAAAAGTGCATGGCAATGGAAGACGACAACAGACATGTCGTTGTCGCATATGATGAAACTGTTGTGGCAGGGGATTAAAGACGACCCCAAGGCGGTATCTGAATTGGTCATGGCGGCTAATCAGCCGGTACTGTTGCAAAAGTCTATGGTTGAAGGGCAACCGCAACAAGGTATTTTACCCAGCGGGCAAGTCGCCGCATGCATTGATTCGCTGGTAAGCGTTGAAACCCTCATTAACAGCATCATCATTGAGGCGAATCAGTGTCTAACTCCCCTATTAAACGCGTTTATGGCAAAGCAACCCCGTCAAGACGTCGATTTTGCAGATAAGGAAGCCTCATTATGA
- a CDS encoding acyl-CoA dehydrogenase family protein — translation MDFTFSEDELALRDAVNRFLMTEAAPEVLREIWQEDSGRSPQLRQAMVEQGLTALSIDEQYGGLAMGDLVWSLMSQELGYYAIPDSLIGTAYIGVGIISGLADDVPQKSQWLEQICTGQLRVAVSHPSNPLVGDAHLCDLILHFDNDGLYALSPEDVELTLNGSIDTSRRLYAMAIKNSQATLIADSSAAQRLMRRAQTQGTLANAGQMIGLAQRMLDLSIDYVTQRKQFGKPIGSFQAIKHKLADVASKIEIAKPALYRAAYSMQNDHPLAQLHASETVLLCRSAGALAAKHGIQVHGAMGYTWEVDLQMFMKRCYALQSHWGVDGYHQQVLFDHITADGAEIGPTATFVQE, via the coding sequence ATGGACTTTACTTTTAGCGAAGACGAATTGGCGTTGCGCGATGCCGTTAATCGCTTCTTAATGACAGAAGCAGCGCCAGAAGTGCTGCGTGAAATATGGCAAGAGGACTCTGGTCGATCACCCCAGTTGCGCCAAGCAATGGTCGAACAGGGATTAACCGCGTTGTCGATAGACGAGCAGTACGGCGGTTTGGCGATGGGCGACTTAGTGTGGTCTTTGATGAGTCAAGAATTGGGCTATTACGCCATTCCAGATTCGTTAATCGGTACCGCCTACATTGGTGTGGGCATTATCAGTGGCTTAGCCGATGACGTGCCACAGAAATCGCAATGGTTAGAACAAATCTGTACTGGCCAATTGCGGGTGGCTGTCTCGCACCCGAGTAACCCGTTGGTTGGTGATGCGCACTTATGTGACTTGATTTTACATTTCGATAACGATGGGTTGTATGCACTGTCTCCTGAGGATGTAGAGTTAACCTTGAATGGCAGTATCGATACGTCGCGCCGTTTATATGCGATGGCGATCAAGAACAGTCAAGCTACACTCATTGCCGACAGCAGTGCTGCACAGCGTTTAATGCGCCGAGCACAAACACAAGGCACATTGGCCAATGCCGGACAAATGATCGGCTTAGCACAGCGCATGTTGGACTTGAGTATCGATTACGTCACTCAGCGCAAGCAATTTGGTAAACCCATCGGTAGTTTCCAAGCAATCAAGCACAAACTCGCCGATGTGGCCAGTAAAATAGAGATTGCCAAACCCGCGCTGTACCGCGCCGCCTACTCGATGCAAAACGATCATCCGCTTGCTCAATTACACGCCTCTGAAACCGTGTTGCTGTGCCGCAGCGCAGGGGCTCTAGCGGCCAAACACGGCATTCAGGTGCACGGTGCAATGGGCTACACCTGGGAAGTTGACTTACAAATGTTTATGAAGCGCTGTTATGCTTTGCAATCACACTGGGGTGTTG
- a CDS encoding CoA transferase subunit A — protein sequence MNKLMSIADVVANLTDGMTIGIGGWGPRRKPMALIRAILNSDVKDLTIVAYGGADVGMLCAAGKVKKVIFAFVSLDFIPLEPFFRQARQSGSIEVMEVDEGMLLHGLRAASWGCPFIPTAVGLGTDVLTHNPDIQVINSPYDDKEWVAMPAIKLDVALVHVNSADQHGVCQINAPDCFMDEWFVRAADKAFVSTENLVDSDHFYQAEQANRVHWERNHTTGVVHIPGGAHPTSCQPEYGFDVEHFKAYSRAAKEGGFSGYAEQFINNQDEQAYQSAVGGLAYIQSLALPVY from the coding sequence ATGAACAAGTTAATGTCTATTGCTGATGTCGTGGCAAATTTAACCGACGGCATGACCATTGGTATTGGTGGTTGGGGTCCTCGTCGCAAGCCGATGGCGTTAATTCGCGCTATTTTAAATTCCGATGTTAAGGATCTCACTATCGTTGCCTATGGCGGCGCTGATGTGGGTATGTTATGCGCTGCTGGTAAAGTTAAAAAAGTCATCTTTGCCTTTGTTTCCCTTGACTTTATTCCACTTGAGCCGTTTTTTCGACAAGCTCGTCAAAGTGGCAGTATTGAGGTAATGGAAGTTGACGAAGGTATGTTGTTACACGGATTGCGCGCTGCTTCTTGGGGCTGTCCGTTTATTCCAACTGCCGTCGGCTTAGGTACCGATGTCCTCACCCATAATCCCGATATTCAAGTAATTAATAGCCCTTATGACGATAAAGAATGGGTGGCGATGCCAGCCATTAAGCTGGATGTCGCTTTAGTCCACGTCAATAGCGCTGATCAACACGGGGTGTGTCAAATTAATGCGCCGGATTGCTTTATGGACGAATGGTTTGTAAGGGCAGCTGATAAAGCATTTGTCAGTACCGAAAACTTGGTCGATAGCGATCATTTTTACCAAGCCGAACAAGCAAACCGCGTGCATTGGGAGCGCAATCATACCACTGGTGTTGTTCATATTCCTGGCGGTGCACATCCAACATCATGTCAACCTGAATACGGGTTTGACGTAGAACACTTTAAGGCGTATAGCCGAGCGGCTAAAGAGGGTGGCTTTTCAGGGTACGCTGAGCAGTTTATCAATAACCAAGATGAACAAGCTTACCAGTCGGCTGTTGGCGGACTTGCTTACATTCAATCATTAGCCCTGCCGGTATATTAA
- a CDS encoding acyl-CoA dehydrogenase family protein has product MQLKFTEKQQQFRQQVRTWLAENKPKQRLKSYDTKEGFEQHRAWEKVLFDARYSMVMWPEHLGGRGCDLIEWLIFEEEYYAADAPMRVNQNGQLLLGPTLMEFGTQEQKQRFLPRMAASEDMWAQGWSEPNAGSDMAAIRSKAIRDGDEYVISGQKTWSTRATFADWTFGLFRSDPESSRHHGLSYIMVPLDAPGVTIRPIKALNGKDAFAEIFFDEVRVPVENRIGDEGQGWKVAMATAGFERGLLLRSPARFQQPAKKLVELYKQHQQQGDLDPSIRNDVLECWNLAQSYALSAYYTVGRLQNGEQIGAESSINKVIWSELDLKIHETAMRILGPRAELLHDAPFAYSDHDWLEGFLFAQAGPIYAGTNEIQRNIIAERLLNLPR; this is encoded by the coding sequence ATGCAATTAAAATTTACTGAAAAACAACAACAATTTCGCCAACAAGTGCGAACGTGGTTAGCGGAAAACAAACCGAAGCAAAGATTGAAAAGCTACGACACCAAAGAAGGCTTTGAGCAACATCGCGCATGGGAAAAAGTGTTATTTGATGCTCGCTATTCAATGGTGATGTGGCCAGAGCACCTTGGAGGTCGCGGTTGTGACCTAATCGAGTGGTTGATCTTTGAGGAAGAGTATTACGCAGCTGACGCGCCGATGCGGGTGAACCAAAATGGTCAATTGTTGTTGGGACCAACGTTGATGGAATTTGGTACCCAAGAGCAAAAGCAACGTTTCTTACCACGCATGGCTGCTTCTGAAGATATGTGGGCGCAAGGTTGGTCAGAGCCCAATGCCGGCTCTGATATGGCGGCGATTCGCAGTAAAGCCATTCGCGATGGTGATGAATACGTTATCAGTGGTCAAAAAACGTGGTCAACAAGAGCCACCTTCGCCGATTGGACGTTTGGTTTGTTCCGCTCAGATCCTGAATCGAGTCGTCATCACGGCTTGTCTTACATCATGGTACCGCTCGATGCTCCAGGCGTGACCATTCGGCCGATCAAAGCACTCAACGGCAAAGATGCATTTGCTGAAATCTTCTTCGACGAAGTACGGGTACCGGTTGAAAACCGCATCGGTGATGAAGGGCAGGGATGGAAAGTGGCCATGGCGACAGCCGGCTTTGAGCGCGGCTTGTTGTTGCGCTCACCTGCGCGCTTTCAGCAACCAGCAAAAAAATTGGTCGAGCTATACAAGCAACATCAGCAGCAAGGCGACTTAGATCCGAGTATTCGCAATGATGTGCTTGAGTGCTGGAATCTCGCACAAAGCTACGCATTATCAGCTTATTACACGGTAGGACGTCTGCAAAACGGCGAACAAATCGGGGCTGAATCAAGTATCAACAAGGTGATTTGGTCGGAACTCGATTTGAAAATTCACGAAACGGCGATGCGCATACTCGGTCCTCGTGCGGAACTTTTACACGATGCGCCGTTTGCCTATAGCGATCACGACTGGCTTGAGGGCTTTTTATTTGCACAAGCGGGTCCTATTTATGCGGGAACCAATGAAATTCAACGCAATATCATTGCCGAACGCTTACTTAACCTACCAAGATAA
- a CDS encoding CoA-transferase subunit beta: MTVETQQFTLAELMICAAAEAFRNDGENLATGIGVLPRLAASLAKQTFNPDLMMTDSEAYMLAQPNPLGKRDGAFVQANESWMGFARIFDNVWSGKRHAMIGPTQIDRFGQTNISAIGNDYQQPKIQMLGVRGLPGNSISHANSFFVPNHNKKVFVEGECDVVCSIGYNPERLPKGYSFDDIDIRLVITNLCVMDWNGPNKQLRVISLHPGVTFEQVQENTSFALCKIADLGETAHPTAEQLAIIRQFDPHNQRAMQIKGNPDGLAASVQG, from the coding sequence ATGACAGTAGAAACTCAACAATTTACCCTGGCTGAATTAATGATCTGCGCAGCGGCAGAAGCGTTTCGCAACGACGGCGAAAATCTCGCTACTGGAATTGGCGTATTACCCCGCCTAGCGGCTAGTTTAGCTAAGCAAACGTTTAATCCTGATTTAATGATGACCGACTCTGAGGCCTATATGTTGGCACAGCCAAATCCTCTGGGTAAGCGCGATGGAGCCTTCGTACAAGCGAATGAGTCGTGGATGGGATTTGCACGTATCTTTGACAACGTGTGGAGTGGCAAACGCCATGCGATGATCGGCCCAACCCAAATTGATCGCTTTGGCCAAACCAATATTTCAGCCATTGGTAATGATTATCAGCAACCAAAAATTCAGATGCTCGGTGTGCGCGGCCTACCGGGGAATTCAATCTCTCATGCCAACTCATTCTTTGTTCCAAATCACAACAAGAAAGTGTTTGTAGAGGGCGAGTGTGACGTGGTTTGTTCCATTGGTTACAACCCAGAGCGTTTGCCAAAAGGATATAGTTTTGACGATATCGACATTCGTCTGGTGATTACCAACTTGTGTGTTATGGATTGGAACGGACCGAATAAACAGCTTCGCGTTATCAGTTTGCATCCGGGCGTGACCTTTGAACAAGTGCAAGAAAATACCTCTTTTGCCCTATGTAAAATCGCTGATCTTGGTGAAACGGCTCATCCCACGGCGGAGCAATTAGCCATTATTCGACAGTTTGACCCACATAATCAACGCGCGATGCAGATCAAAGGCAACCCCGATGGTCTAGCGGCGTCGGTACAAGGATAA
- a CDS encoding enoyl-CoA hydratase has translation MSEVQDSVIVEYEKRDNIAIITMNRPRYNNVQNSKMTYAMDAAFAKAVDDDEVKVIILAGAGKHFSAGHDIGTPGRDVDQTFERKHLWYDHTNKPGGEFLYAREQEVYLGMCRRWRDIPKPTIAMVQGACVAGGLMLAWVCDLIVASDDAFFQDPVVKMGIPGVEYFAHCYEMPPRIAKEFLFLGERMPAERAYQVGMINRMVPREQLFDTTMDVAQRIAQMPRLGLQLTKQVINTAEDNMGKRNTMDMVFGYHHFAHVHNELVSGDKLAGFDGKAMAAANKTQAAKQEES, from the coding sequence ATGAGTGAAGTACAAGATAGCGTCATCGTCGAATATGAAAAGCGCGACAATATTGCCATTATCACCATGAACAGACCGCGTTACAACAACGTGCAAAACTCAAAAATGACCTATGCCATGGATGCTGCATTTGCCAAAGCTGTTGATGACGATGAGGTTAAAGTTATCATTTTAGCAGGCGCGGGAAAGCATTTTTCTGCTGGGCATGACATCGGTACCCCAGGTCGCGATGTCGATCAAACGTTTGAGCGCAAACACCTTTGGTACGATCACACCAATAAGCCGGGTGGCGAGTTTTTATATGCTCGTGAGCAGGAAGTTTATTTAGGAATGTGTCGTCGTTGGCGCGATATCCCCAAGCCTACCATCGCTATGGTGCAAGGCGCCTGCGTTGCCGGAGGATTAATGCTGGCGTGGGTGTGTGATTTGATCGTCGCCTCCGATGATGCGTTTTTTCAAGACCCTGTGGTGAAAATGGGCATTCCTGGGGTTGAGTACTTCGCTCACTGTTACGAAATGCCACCGCGTATCGCTAAAGAATTTTTATTTCTCGGTGAGCGCATGCCGGCAGAACGCGCTTACCAAGTGGGCATGATCAACCGCATGGTACCGCGCGAGCAACTATTCGACACGACAATGGATGTGGCACAGCGGATTGCACAAATGCCGCGTTTGGGTTTACAGTTGACCAAGCAAGTGATTAACACCGCTGAAGATAATATGGGCAAACGCAATACTATGGATATGGTGTTTGGCTACCACCACTTTGCGCATGTGCACAACGAACTTGTCTCTGGCGATAAGTTAGCGGGCTTTGATGGCAAGGCTATGGCTGCAGCGAACAAGACGCAAGCAGCTAAGCAGGAGGAGTCATGA
- a CDS encoding enoyl-CoA hydratase family protein, whose protein sequence is MSNAFTNNIANHIAEIVIDKPPVNALDSQEWHALANIINELGANQDVRVIILRSEGRGFCAGVDIKELDQHPERIVSVNAGNYATFKAIHRCPVPVIVAVHGYVLGGGIGMTGAADIVLASHCASFALPEVDRGAMGGGAHLQRLFPVQKVRYMFFTGETVTAEQADRYGFIEKICAREELASEARLIAEKIAAKSPAMIRIAKEALNGIEDGDLEQKYRWEQGFTLEAYTVPDSAETRRAFVEKRDAEF, encoded by the coding sequence ATGAGTAACGCATTTACCAATAATATCGCCAATCACATTGCTGAAATCGTGATTGATAAACCGCCTGTCAATGCACTTGATAGTCAAGAATGGCATGCATTGGCCAATATCATTAACGAGCTTGGCGCCAACCAAGATGTTCGCGTGATTATTTTGCGTTCAGAAGGTCGAGGTTTTTGCGCGGGAGTCGATATCAAAGAATTAGACCAGCATCCAGAGCGCATCGTCTCTGTAAATGCGGGTAACTACGCAACATTTAAAGCCATCCACCGTTGTCCGGTGCCGGTGATTGTTGCCGTACACGGTTATGTACTGGGCGGTGGTATTGGTATGACAGGTGCCGCCGATATCGTATTAGCGTCGCATTGTGCAAGCTTTGCCTTACCAGAAGTTGACCGCGGCGCTATGGGCGGCGGTGCGCACTTACAGCGGTTATTTCCGGTACAAAAGGTGCGTTACATGTTTTTTACCGGTGAAACCGTTACCGCAGAGCAAGCCGATCGTTACGGCTTTATAGAAAAAATCTGCGCTCGTGAAGAGCTCGCCAGTGAAGCGCGTCTTATCGCTGAAAAAATTGCCGCTAAAAGTCCGGCGATGATTCGCATCGCCAAAGAAGCGTTAAACGGTATCGAGGATGGCGATTTAGAACAGAAGTATCGTTGGGAGCAGGGGTTTACTCTTGAAGCGTACACGGTTCCCGACTCGGCGGAAACTCGACGTGCGTTTGTCGAAAAGCGCGATGCTGAATTTTGA
- a CDS encoding VOC family protein yields the protein MDIQALGYFVAQTTDLKKWQDYAENVLGMMVSPAPQGGLYVKMDDRPFRFLILEGERDCYLASGWELASKADFDSAVNELQSKGVSWEKANQVQCQQRGVQDIAIVRDPSGNTHELFWGHCSDCQPFISPQGVGKFVTGEMGLGHTVLPAPLFDETLAFLEDVLGFSTSDIFNFKPTPDADPLPIYFMHCNNPRHHSLAICAFPVESGCVHTMVEVENMTEVGRAYDRFEQHGVALSATLGQHLNDKMISFYMKTPSGFDMEYGYGGLQVDWQEHSVFEFTRVSLWGHDFSVGQVTAEQEAE from the coding sequence ATGGATATTCAAGCTTTAGGTTATTTTGTTGCACAAACTACCGATTTAAAAAAATGGCAAGACTACGCCGAAAACGTATTAGGCATGATGGTTAGCCCAGCTCCTCAAGGTGGCTTATATGTGAAAATGGATGATCGTCCATTTCGCTTTCTAATTCTCGAAGGGGAACGTGATTGCTACTTGGCGTCAGGCTGGGAGTTAGCATCGAAAGCCGACTTTGATAGTGCTGTAAATGAATTACAAAGCAAAGGAGTGAGCTGGGAAAAAGCTAATCAAGTGCAATGTCAACAGCGCGGTGTACAAGATATCGCCATCGTTAGAGATCCTTCTGGTAATACCCATGAATTGTTTTGGGGCCACTGCTCTGATTGCCAACCATTCATCTCTCCACAAGGCGTTGGTAAATTTGTTACCGGTGAAATGGGTTTAGGTCACACGGTCTTACCAGCACCATTATTTGACGAAACACTGGCATTTTTAGAGGACGTATTGGGTTTCTCAACCAGTGATATTTTTAACTTTAAACCGACGCCAGACGCTGACCCGTTGCCGATTTACTTTATGCACTGCAACAACCCAAGACACCACAGCTTGGCAATTTGCGCCTTTCCAGTAGAAAGCGGTTGCGTTCACACCATGGTGGAAGTGGAAAATATGACCGAAGTAGGTCGCGCGTACGATCGCTTTGAGCAACACGGTGTCGCCTTATCTGCGACCTTAGGTCAGCACTTAAACGACAAAATGATTTCGTTTTATATGAAAACGCCATCGGGCTTTGACATGGAATACGGCTATGGTGGATTGCAAGTTGACTGGCAAGAGCACTCGGTATTTGAATTTACTCGCGTTAGCCTTTGGGGACACGATTTTAGCGTCGGCCAAGTAACAGCAGAACAAGAGGCAGAGTAA